TAAAATCAGAAGAGCTAGTTTCCTTACGTTGCGGCGATGTCGACTTGGAAAATAAGTTATTGAGAGTTTGCGGATTTCAAGGGAGAAAGGATCGTTACCTTAAAATTTCCTCTTTTTTACTTCGGGATTTTTATGGAGCGATTCGGGGTAAAACTTCAGAGGAGTACGTATTTCCGGGAAGAAAAGGGAAGTTACATCCTAAAACGATTCAGAAACTTTTCGAAAAATTAAAACGTGAAACGAATATCGAAGTAAGCTGTTCTAAAATTCGAGAAACGATAGCCGTTCGACTTCACTCGAGTGGGGATTCGATTCAATTTATCGGCGAATTTCTAGGATTGAAGACGAGGCGCGCTGTCTACAAATTGATCGGGAAAAAATCGAGGATCAGATCGGTGAAAAATTTTTCTTTGGATGAAATTATAGATATCGGGACTTAAAAATGAGTTGTAAACGAATTCCGAAACCTTAATTTAGGTTTAATTCTCCCAAAGGAAGCCATTTTTTGGAAATCAAAACGAAAAAAATTGGTAAGCATACTCTGGTGGCGCTTAATGGAAGGCTGGATATCGGACATTCAGACGAAGTGGAAGCGAAATTGTTGGACGATGTTCAGTCCGGACAGGGTGATATTCTGATCAACCTGGAAAATATTTCTTACATTTCGTCCTCAGGAATCCGTATCTTCGTCGGTATG
The nucleotide sequence above comes from Leptospira weilii. Encoded proteins:
- a CDS encoding tyrosine-type recombinase/integrase: MNLKKGNSEIYEFKDILTDFEIRSLTGASRSNPDHFVWIRCLIMFGLKSEELVSLRCGDVDLENKLLRVCGFQGRKDRYLKISSFLLRDFYGAIRGKTSEEYVFPGRKGKLHPKTIQKLFEKLKRETNIEVSCSKIRETIAVRLHSSGDSIQFIGEFLGLKTRRAVYKLIGKKSRIRSVKNFSLDEIIDIGT